The following proteins are encoded in a genomic region of Sander lucioperca isolate FBNREF2018 chromosome 23, SLUC_FBN_1.2, whole genome shotgun sequence:
- the LOC116039528 gene encoding sodium channel protein type 5 subunit alpha-like, with protein MDIMYAAVDSRAVEEQPIKEINLYMYLYFVIFIIFGSFFTLNLFIGVIIDNFNQQKRKLGGQDIFMTEEQKKYYNAMKKLGSKKPQKPIPRPTNSLQGFFFDLVAKQAFDIIIMVLILLNMITMMVETDEQSPQMEYILNNINLAFIIIFSFECLVKIVALRCYFFTVGWNIFDFVVVILSIVGIVLADIIEKYFVSPTLFRVIRLARIGRVLRLIRGAKGIRTLLFALMMSLPALFNIGLLLFLVMFIYAIFGMANFAYVKRQSGIDDMFNFETFGNSMICLFQITTSAGWDSLLSPILNNSPEECNANIPHTGTTVRGNCGNPSVGITFFVTYIIISFLIVVNMYIAIILENFSVATEESTEPLSEDDFEMFYEVWEKFDPEATQFIEYAKLSDFADSLSEPLRISKPNKIKLISMDLPMVSGDKIHCLDILFAFTKRVLGESGEMDALKQQMEEKFMMANPSKISYEPITTTLRRKQEDVSATVIQRCYRRHLVRRQLKAASYMYRQITTPRHAGEEDGGEEMFGEDAPEKEGLIAAMMRENYGSSLLAIEHSETVSSTSSPPSYDSVTRATSEIFHPLAAKTESIAADTAGSEASEQSPSLAGPDGRQESVP; from the exons GTGGAGGAGCAGCCTATCAAGGAGATCAATCTCTACATGTACCTGTACTttgtcatcttcatcatcttcggCTCCTTCTTCACCCTCAATCTCTTCATCGGTGTCATCATCGATAACTTCAACCAGCAGAAGCGAAAG TTAGGAGGACAGGACATCTTCATGACggaggagcagaagaaataCTACAACGCCATGAAGAAACTCGGCTCCAAGAAACCTCAGAAGCCCATCCCCAGACCTACG AACTCTCTGCAGGGCTTCTTCTTCGACCTGGTGGCCAAGCAGGCGtttgacatcatcatcatggtGCTGATCCTGCTGAACATGATCACCATGATGGTGGAGACGGACGAGCAGTCGCCCCAGATGGAGTACATCCTGAACAACATCAACCTGgccttcatcatcatcttctccTTCGAGTGCCTGGTCAAGATCGTGGCGCTGCGCTGCTACTTCTTCACCGTCGGCTGGAACATCTTCGACTTCGTGGTCGTCATTCTCTCCATCGTCG GTATCGTGCTTGCTGACATTATTGAGAAGTACTTTGTGTCGCCGACGCTGTTCCGAGTGATTCGACTGGCCCGTATCGGACGGGTTCTGCGTCTCATCAGAGGCGCTAAGGGCATCCGGACGTTACTGTTCGCCCTCATGATGTCCCTCCCCGCTCTCTTCAACATCGggctgctcctcttcctcgtcATGTTCATCTACGCCATCTTCGGCATGGCCAACTTCGCCTACGTGAAGCGACAGTCGGGGATCGACGACATGTTCAACTTTGAGACTTTTGGGAACAGCATGATCTGCTTGTTCCAGATCACCACGTCGGCCGGCTGGGACAGCCTGCTCAGCCCCATTCTCAACAACTCCCCTGAGGAGTGCAACGCCAACATCCCCCACACCGGCACAACCGTGCGCGGGAACTGCGGGAACCCGTCGGTGGGCATCACCTTCTTCGTCACCTACATCATCATCTCCTTCCTCATCGTGGTGAACATGTACATCGCCATCATCCTCGAGAACTTCAGCGTGGCCACAGAGGAGAGCACCGAGCCGCTGAGCGAGGACGACTTCGAGATGTTCTACgaggtgtgggagaagttcgacCCCGAGGCCACGCAGTTCATCGAGTACGCTAAGCTGTCGGACTTTGCCGACTCGCTGTCGGAGCCGCTACGCATCAGCAAGCCCAATAAGATCAAGCTGATCTCCATGGACCTGCCTATGGTCAGCGGGGACAAGATCCACTGCCTGGACATCCTCTTCGCCTTCACCAAGCGCGTGCTGGGCGAGTCGGGCGAGATGGACGCGCTCAAGCAGCAGATGGAGGAGAAGTTCATGATGGCCAACCCATCCAAGATCTCCTACGAGCCGATCACGACGACTCTGAGGCGGAAACAGGAAGACGTCTCGGCCACGGTGATCCAGCGATGCTACCGCAGACACCTGGTGAGGCGGCAGCTGAAGGCCGCCTCCTACATGTACCGCCAGATCACCACGCCGCGGCACGCTGGCGAGGAAGACGGCGGCGAGGAAATGTTCGGGGAGGACGCGCCGGAGAAGGAAGGGCTCATCGCCGCCATGATGAGGGAAAACTACGGCTCCAGTTTGTTAGCGATCGAGCACTCCGAGACAGTTTCCTCCACGTCGTCACCACCGTCATACGACAGCGTGACGCGAGCCACATCGGAGATATTTCACCCGCTCGCCGCCAAGACAGAATCGATAGCTGCCGACACGGCAGGCAGCGAAGCGAGCGAACAATCCCCGTCGTTGGCCGGCCCTGACGGACGGCAGGAAAGTGTACCATAG